A stretch of the Vigna radiata var. radiata cultivar VC1973A chromosome 7, Vradiata_ver6, whole genome shotgun sequence genome encodes the following:
- the LOC106769497 gene encoding profilin-1-like encodes MSWQTYVDDHLLCEIEGNHLSHAAIIGQDGSVWAQSSGFPQLKPEEVSGILNDFNEPGTLAPTGLYIGGTKYMVIQGEPGSVIRGKKGPGGATVKKTGLALVIGIYDEPMTPGQCNMIVERLGDYLIEQGL; translated from the exons ATGTCGTGGCAAACTTACGTCGACGACCACCTTCTCTGCGAAATTGAAGGAAACCACCTAAGTCACGCCGCTATCATCGGCCAGGACGGCAGCGTTTGGGCTCAGAGCTCCGGCTTCCCTCAG ttAAAACCTGAGGAAGTATCTGGAATCTTGAATGACTTTAATGAGCCTGGAACACTTGCTCCCACTGGATTGTATATTGGTGGCACTAAATATATGGTCATCCAAGGTGAACCCGGGTCTGTCATTAGAGGCAAGAAG GGTCCTGGTGGTGCTACTGTCAAGAAGACCGGTTTGGCCTTGGTCATTGGCATTTATGATGAGCCCATGACTCCAGGTCAATGCAACATGATAGTTGAAAGGCTTGGTGATTATCTCATTGAACAGGGTCTCTGA